The following proteins are co-located in the Alkalidesulfovibrio alkalitolerans DSM 16529 genome:
- the recD2 gene encoding SF1B family DNA helicase RecD2: protein MSSQHLLDGLPEGDDQIFLTGEVRSVAFHAPDSGWTVARVAARGEPGQTTVVGVMGELTPGEVLEMWGRWKEHPRFGRQFEVNRFVQAYPASLAGVVRYLSSGLIKGVGPALAERMADRFGIEVLDILDNEPKRLLEVEGVGRKKLADIVACWNEQREIRGLMLFLQTHGAPVTFAPRIFSLWGAGAIAKLRENPYELAYLVRGVGFRTADAMALKLGFAPDALERVEAAIVFGLFTVSERGHLFFPRDELFGLCQELLGGLDHDRFDEALAGLEAKKRVVVEDLSVQGVEEAIWLRLFYNLERDVASRLVALLDHPCPRELRSKVEGLLPGLERAAGITLSNEQREAVVGACVNKAWIITGGPGTGKTTITRMIVRALAAAGLSVKLCAPTGRAAKRLSEAAGSAASTIHRLLQYQPDGGFAVNEEHKLKADAILVDEASMLDTQLFQALLRALPLTCRLVLVGDVNQLPSVGPGNVLADLLTSEALPHSRLEHIYRQAMESAIVRNAHRVNQGEFPIEDDAQPPKKDFWWIVQDDPATVRRLVIDCVAERIPRAYGLDPLRDIQVLTPMHKGEVGTKALNEAVQEVVNPRRRELLRGQTRFRAGDRVIQLRNDYEKDVFNGDLGFITEVDQEGGELLVDFDGRAVLYDATELDELSLAYAVSVHKSQGSEYPAVVIPLLTQHFVLLQRNLLYTAITRARKLVVLVGSRRAVALAVKNNRSERRYTNLRFRLQELVNG from the coding sequence ATGAGTTCCCAACACCTTCTCGACGGCCTGCCCGAAGGCGACGATCAGATTTTTCTGACGGGCGAGGTGCGGTCCGTGGCCTTTCACGCGCCGGACAGCGGCTGGACCGTGGCCCGCGTGGCCGCGCGCGGCGAGCCGGGCCAGACCACGGTGGTCGGCGTCATGGGCGAGCTCACGCCGGGCGAGGTCCTGGAGATGTGGGGCCGCTGGAAGGAGCACCCGCGCTTCGGCCGCCAGTTCGAGGTCAACCGCTTCGTGCAGGCCTATCCCGCGAGCCTGGCCGGGGTCGTCCGTTACCTCTCCTCGGGGCTCATCAAGGGCGTGGGCCCGGCCCTGGCCGAGCGCATGGCCGACCGTTTCGGGATCGAAGTCCTGGACATCCTGGACAACGAGCCCAAGCGCCTGCTCGAGGTGGAGGGCGTGGGGCGCAAGAAGCTCGCGGACATCGTGGCCTGCTGGAACGAGCAGCGCGAGATTCGCGGGCTGATGCTCTTCTTGCAGACCCACGGCGCGCCAGTGACCTTCGCCCCGCGCATCTTCTCGCTGTGGGGCGCGGGGGCCATCGCCAAGCTGCGCGAGAATCCCTACGAGCTGGCCTATCTGGTGCGGGGCGTGGGCTTTCGAACGGCCGACGCCATGGCCCTCAAGCTTGGCTTCGCCCCGGATGCGCTGGAACGGGTGGAGGCGGCCATCGTCTTCGGGCTCTTCACGGTCAGCGAGCGCGGCCACCTCTTCTTCCCCCGCGACGAACTCTTCGGCCTGTGCCAGGAACTGCTCGGCGGCCTGGATCACGACCGTTTTGACGAGGCCCTGGCCGGGCTCGAAGCCAAGAAGCGCGTGGTCGTCGAGGATCTCTCCGTGCAGGGCGTGGAAGAGGCGATCTGGCTCAGGCTCTTCTACAACCTGGAGCGCGATGTGGCCTCTCGCCTCGTGGCCCTGCTCGACCACCCCTGCCCGCGCGAGTTGCGCTCCAAGGTCGAGGGGCTGTTGCCGGGTCTTGAGCGCGCGGCCGGGATCACGCTCTCCAACGAGCAGCGCGAGGCCGTGGTCGGAGCCTGCGTGAACAAGGCCTGGATCATCACCGGCGGTCCCGGCACGGGCAAGACCACCATCACCCGCATGATCGTGCGCGCTCTGGCCGCGGCCGGGCTCTCGGTCAAGCTCTGCGCGCCCACGGGCCGCGCGGCCAAGCGCCTGAGCGAGGCGGCCGGAAGCGCGGCCTCGACCATTCACCGGCTTCTGCAATACCAGCCCGACGGCGGCTTCGCCGTGAACGAGGAGCACAAGCTCAAGGCCGACGCCATACTCGTGGACGAGGCCAGCATGCTCGACACGCAGCTCTTCCAGGCGCTGTTGCGGGCCCTGCCCCTGACCTGCCGCCTGGTGCTGGTGGGCGACGTGAACCAGTTGCCGTCGGTGGGGCCGGGCAACGTGCTGGCCGATCTTCTGACCAGCGAGGCGCTGCCGCACTCGCGCCTGGAGCACATCTACCGCCAGGCCATGGAGAGCGCCATCGTGCGCAACGCCCACCGCGTGAACCAGGGCGAGTTCCCCATCGAGGACGACGCGCAGCCGCCCAAGAAGGATTTCTGGTGGATCGTGCAGGACGATCCCGCCACCGTGCGCCGCCTGGTGATCGACTGCGTGGCCGAGCGCATCCCGCGCGCCTACGGGCTTGATCCGCTGCGCGACATCCAGGTGCTCACGCCCATGCACAAGGGCGAGGTGGGCACCAAGGCCCTGAACGAGGCCGTGCAGGAGGTCGTGAATCCGCGCCGCCGTGAACTCTTGCGCGGCCAGACGCGCTTTCGCGCGGGCGACCGCGTGATCCAGCTTCGCAACGACTACGAGAAGGACGTCTTCAACGGGGACCTGGGGTTCATCACCGAGGTGGATCAGGAAGGCGGCGAACTGCTCGTGGATTTTGACGGCCGCGCCGTGCTCTACGACGCCACGGAACTGGACGAGCTTTCCCTGGCCTACGCCGTGAGCGTGCACAAATCGCAGGGCAGCGAGTACCCGGCCGTGGTCATCCCGCTGCTCACGCAGCATTTCGTGCTCTTGCAGCGGAACCTGCTGTACACCGCCATCACCAGGGCCAGGAAGCTGGTCGTGCTCGTGGGCAGCCGCCGCGCCGTGGCCCTGGCCGTCAAGAACAACCGCTCCGAGCGCCGCTATACCAACCTTCGCTTCCGGCTCCAGGAACTGGTCAACGGTTGA
- the recR gene encoding recombination mediator RecR, producing the protein MDANTLPLPLRELVERLAALPGLGPKSALRIALTMLKWPRERADALGQAVLDLREKLCFCRRCLSIAEQSPCPLCADPGRERDQLCLVGEWDSLLALEAGGFYRGQYMVLGGLIAPLDGVDAASLDFAALKARLAEGEVRELILALGTTTEAEATASYVKNLLAREFPDIGLTRLAQGIPLGSEVKYVDRETLRQSLLWRQKI; encoded by the coding sequence ATGGACGCGAACACGCTGCCGCTCCCCTTGCGCGAGTTGGTGGAGCGGCTGGCCGCGTTGCCCGGCCTGGGCCCCAAGTCCGCCCTGCGCATCGCCCTGACCATGCTCAAATGGCCGCGCGAACGGGCGGACGCCCTGGGCCAGGCCGTATTGGACCTGCGCGAGAAGCTGTGTTTTTGCCGCCGCTGCCTGAGCATCGCGGAGCAAAGCCCCTGTCCCTTGTGCGCCGATCCGGGGCGCGAGCGCGACCAACTCTGCCTGGTGGGCGAGTGGGACAGCCTGTTGGCGCTTGAGGCGGGCGGTTTTTACCGGGGCCAGTACATGGTCCTCGGCGGCCTCATCGCCCCCTTGGACGGCGTGGACGCCGCGAGCCTCGATTTCGCTGCGCTCAAGGCCCGGCTGGCCGAGGGCGAGGTGCGCGAACTGATCCTGGCGCTGGGCACCACCACCGAAGCCGAGGCCACGGCCTCCTACGTCAAGAACCTGTTGGCGCGCGAATTTCCAGACATCGGCCTGACCCGGCTGGCCCAGGGCATTCCGCTGGGCTCCGAGGTCAAGTACGTGGACCGCGAGACCCTGCGCCAATCGCTCCTGTGGCGGCAGAAGATCTAG
- a CDS encoding YbaB/EbfC family nucleoid-associated protein, translating to MRGMNDLVRQAQMMQKKMADLQKELAERTVEAQSGGGMVSVTANCSGEIVAIRIDKSVVDPQDVEMLQDLVLAAIKEAIKQANELREAEMTKITGGIKLPGIL from the coding sequence ATGCGCGGAATGAACGACCTGGTTCGCCAGGCCCAGATGATGCAAAAGAAGATGGCCGATTTACAGAAGGAATTGGCCGAGCGGACCGTGGAAGCCCAAAGCGGCGGCGGCATGGTCAGCGTCACGGCCAACTGCTCGGGCGAGATCGTGGCCATTCGCATCGACAAGTCCGTGGTCGATCCCCAGGACGTGGAGATGCTCCAGGATCTGGTGCTCGCGGCCATCAAGGAAGCCATCAAGCAGGCCAACGAACTGCGCGAGGCCGAAATGACCAAGATCACCGGCGGCATCAAGCTGCCCGGCATCCTCTAG